A single Pararhizobium sp. A13 DNA region contains:
- a CDS encoding substrate-binding domain-containing protein, whose product MKKLLIALAVTTAVLASPSLAQDKKLKIGAAPYGLNAEFMQIWSAALQQHPAVKSGEVELTVFDGRYDALVQQEQFNTMITQQFDAIIFVPIDIEAGATAVQAAHDAGIPVVGSNTRVNSDLLSAYVGSDDTISGYMEARTVLDKIGCKGNVVILEGPIGQSAQISRLEGNKKALAECPDVKVIEDQTANWSRAEAQTLMENWLTAHPGQIDGVIGQNDEMALGAIEAIKAAKLNVGDFAIAGIDGITDALRAVKDGTMTSILQDASAQAQGALDLAILNAKNGAYKPESTIWAQYPDMPFNDGKEKNYNVPWTPVTNRNVDKLLETRK is encoded by the coding sequence ATGAAGAAACTGCTTATTGCCCTTGCTGTCACGACGGCGGTCTTGGCTTCACCGTCTTTGGCGCAAGACAAGAAACTGAAAATCGGCGCTGCCCCCTACGGCCTCAACGCAGAATTTATGCAGATCTGGTCAGCGGCGCTCCAGCAGCACCCTGCCGTAAAGAGCGGCGAAGTCGAGTTGACTGTCTTTGACGGGCGCTACGATGCCCTGGTTCAGCAGGAGCAGTTCAACACGATGATCACGCAGCAATTCGACGCGATCATTTTCGTTCCGATCGACATCGAAGCGGGTGCAACTGCGGTTCAGGCCGCGCATGATGCCGGTATTCCCGTCGTCGGCTCCAACACCCGCGTTAATTCCGACCTCCTGTCGGCTTATGTCGGCTCGGATGACACCATCTCCGGCTACATGGAAGCCAGGACGGTGCTCGACAAAATCGGTTGCAAGGGCAACGTTGTAATTCTTGAAGGTCCTATCGGGCAGTCGGCACAGATTTCGCGCCTTGAAGGCAACAAAAAGGCGCTCGCCGAATGCCCAGATGTGAAAGTCATTGAGGATCAGACGGCGAACTGGTCGCGTGCCGAGGCTCAGACCCTGATGGAAAACTGGCTCACCGCCCATCCGGGTCAGATCGATGGGGTGATCGGCCAGAATGATGAAATGGCGCTTGGCGCAATCGAAGCGATCAAGGCCGCCAAGCTCAATGTCGGCGACTTCGCAATCGCTGGTATTGACGGCATCACCGATGCGCTTCGTGCAGTCAAAGATGGCACCATGACATCCATACTTCAGGATGCCAGTGCGCAGGCACAGGGCGCGCTCGATCTGGCCATCCTCAATGCAAAGAATGGCGCCTACAAGCCGGAGTCGACTATCTGGGCCCAGTATCCGGACATGCCGTTCAATGACGGCAAGGAAAAGAACTACAACGTCCCGTGGACTCCGGTGACGAATAGGAACGTCGACAAGCTGCTCGAAACACGCAAGTAA